From Flavipsychrobacter sp., a single genomic window includes:
- the pdxH gene encoding pyridoxamine 5'-phosphate oxidase: MSTPKENIANIRTEYQLASLDDHSVGDNPISFFNKWFNEALDAQVSEVNAMTIATVDADNRPHARIVLLKGITDNNFVFFTNYNSAKGQDIENNPNAALVFFWHELERQVRIEGRIEKISDKENDEYFFSRPEGSQIGAWSSPQSSIIEGRDILDENYKLYQEKFGNKIPRPEHWGGYKIIPTHIEFWQGRSNRMHDRILFSLNEENEWQKNRLAP; the protein is encoded by the coding sequence TTGTCTACGCCAAAAGAAAATATAGCCAATATAAGAACTGAATATCAGTTGGCTAGTCTTGACGACCACTCTGTGGGCGACAATCCTATATCATTCTTCAACAAATGGTTTAATGAAGCACTTGATGCGCAGGTATCAGAGGTAAATGCTATGACCATAGCTACCGTAGATGCTGACAATAGACCACATGCACGCATTGTGCTGCTGAAGGGCATTACAGACAATAATTTTGTCTTTTTCACCAACTACAACAGCGCTAAAGGACAGGATATTGAAAACAATCCGAATGCTGCACTCGTATTCTTTTGGCACGAGCTAGAGCGCCAGGTACGCATAGAAGGCAGGATTGAAAAAATATCCGACAAAGAGAATGATGAATACTTCTTTTCAAGACCTGAAGGCAGCCAAATAGGCGCTTGGTCTTCTCCACAAAGTAGTATTATCGAGGGTAGAGACATCCTTGACGAAAACTATAAGCTCTACCAAGAAAAGTTTGGCAACAAAATACCACGTCCGGAGCATTGGGGTGGGTATAAGATCATACCTACACATATAGAGTTTTGGCAAGGTCGTAGCAACAGAATGCATGACCGTATCTTATTTTCTTTGAACGAAGAAAATGAATGGCAAAAGAATAGACTTGCCCCATAA
- a CDS encoding polysaccharide biosynthesis/export family protein, producing MQKQRYLIAVVSLLLVASCATPQKTVYFVENTPQNPHVQVDNIEPIKELKILPKDILAINVSTISSISTDVATSGVDPAAIFNNAGTNYSIAPSGGGGAGGGGGAGGGATNKGFLVDELGYIDYPMIGKLKVSGLTLREIKELLARRLEAYVKEPVVEASIINFTITILGEISSPGTIISPNQKISILDAIAAAGDIPITGRKDNVLIIRETEGKREYARLNLNSKDVFQSPYFYLKQNDVIYVEPGRVKRQENNDFLRFYLPTATTLISAGLTFYSISRLTSTK from the coding sequence ATGCAGAAGCAAAGATACCTCATTGCCGTAGTAAGCCTTTTATTAGTAGCATCATGTGCTACACCTCAAAAAACTGTATACTTCGTTGAGAATACGCCACAAAACCCTCATGTTCAGGTAGATAATATTGAGCCGATCAAAGAACTCAAAATACTACCTAAAGATATTCTTGCCATAAATGTTAGTACCATCAGCAGTATCTCTACAGATGTAGCTACTAGCGGAGTTGACCCAGCTGCTATATTCAACAATGCAGGTACTAATTATTCCATTGCTCCTTCAGGTGGTGGTGGTGCAGGCGGTGGCGGCGGAGCTGGTGGTGGTGCTACCAATAAAGGTTTCTTGGTTGACGAGCTGGGCTATATTGACTACCCTATGATCGGCAAGCTAAAAGTTTCGGGCCTAACACTTAGAGAGATCAAAGAACTACTAGCAAGAAGACTGGAAGCTTATGTGAAAGAGCCTGTAGTAGAGGCAAGTATCATCAACTTTACGATAACCATCTTGGGAGAGATAAGCTCTCCGGGAACAATTATATCTCCTAACCAAAAAATAAGCATTCTGGATGCTATAGCTGCAGCGGGAGATATTCCTATTACAGGAAGAAAAGACAATGTATTGATCATAAGGGAAACTGAAGGGAAAAGAGAATATGCCAGACTGAACTTAAACAGTAAAGATGTATTCCAAAGCCCTTATTTCTATTTGAAACAAAATGATGTGATATATGTAGAACCGGGAAGGGTGAAAAGACAAGAAAACAACGATTTCTTGCGTTTCTACCTACCTACTGCTACCACGCTAATATCTGCGGGGTTAACATTCTATAGTATTTCACGATTAACAAGTACAAAATAA
- a CDS encoding SCO family protein — protein sequence MKIKKSAVFLIVFFIALGTGFVWWAMGEHNKRPKALPIIGQPGHKAKDFSFTDQEGNTITKADVAGNILVVEYFFTTCKGICPKMNENMNTVYEAYKGYPNVKILSHTVDPVKDTVAAMKAYSLRFEADPKQWLFLTGDKKALYDAARFSYLVTAADDTGTVDIASDFIHTDRFVLVDEDGYIRGQYKGTDTAEVQKLIGAIDQLLKEAKEEETKH from the coding sequence ATGAAAATCAAAAAGTCAGCCGTATTTCTTATTGTATTTTTTATAGCTCTTGGTACAGGTTTCGTATGGTGGGCAATGGGTGAGCATAACAAGCGCCCTAAAGCACTTCCAATAATTGGGCAACCAGGCCATAAAGCAAAAGATTTCTCTTTCACAGACCAAGAAGGCAATACCATCACCAAAGCCGATGTTGCCGGAAATATTCTGGTAGTAGAATATTTTTTCACTACCTGTAAAGGTATATGCCCAAAGATGAACGAGAATATGAATACTGTATATGAGGCGTACAAAGGCTACCCTAATGTGAAAATCTTATCACATACGGTAGATCCTGTTAAGGATACAGTAGCTGCAATGAAAGCTTATAGCTTAAGATTTGAGGCAGACCCTAAGCAATGGCTATTTCTTACAGGTGACAAAAAAGCACTATACGATGCTGCACGCTTCAGCTATTTAGTAACTGCTGCTGACGATACGGGCACTGTAGACATCGCCAGCGATTTTATTCATACCGATCGTTTTGTACTAGTAGACGAGGACGGTTATATCCGTGGGCAATATAAAGGTACAGATACAGCAGAAGTTCAAAAATTAATTGGCGCGATAGACCAACTGCTAAAAGAAGCGAAGGAAGAAGAAACGAAGCACTAA
- a CDS encoding polysaccharide biosynthesis tyrosine autokinase encodes MEQNTTQQMPQASTRILKQLNSSFDFKRMLGALLSNWYWFVLAISITMTAGFLYLRYTTPIYSIDSSILIDNQDDNNVAQSVLTELAPDKDKSRVNLYNEKVILESQDMIAKVVDSLDLNIRYWAIGRVKETEIYEECPIKVLFDTTGFQGRNMELTIKQIVDGQFELIEGEASERVLYDTWIKRPWGRFKIIYNDGRDVNKGYLDATPFLVKIKDMSDAVGAVSSSFEVYLNDGRNSLLDLSYTDNIRQRGVDFLNVLIHYYRKNELESINHRAKKTREFINDRKANMIQELKSMDSLSVDIQLTNDIVNPTAQTTKFITEKAQSENEIQLLNMKINEIRALINNMQNGAGSRNEVIAGLTIGDASLNGLVGQYNAQVKKLEQLARNYGPSHPTLLELESQIAAMRKSITDASLAIEKTINRQLANAAQNAREAEDKLRVAPNVDNDIKDATRNYPVLQSIYLFLYQKGVENEISEYAATNKSKVVVVPYASSQPIEPVSNSIYVMMILLGLLVPGTFIVARELMNNSIINDNDIEAITDIPVLGSVGRVEEATNRDNTIVVGPHIRTGVAEQFRLIRANLEFMASAKDSRVFMITSSSSGEGKSFISINLGVTMTLAKRRVVIMEFDLRKPKISQYLGLPNNGGISGYLAGMTGLEGVLKASGIHENLYIANCGPIPPNPGELLVSGKMQQLMADLKEMFDVVIIDTAPIGLVSDALILSQHANVNLFIVRQSFTAKDQVRMFDVLHKDGKIQNPAIIFNGVEFLKKYGYGYGSGSGYGYSYGYGYGYGYVDNSSKKKKPNFITRFFTKK; translated from the coding sequence ATGGAACAGAACACAACACAACAAATGCCTCAGGCATCCACTAGGATACTGAAGCAACTTAACTCCTCATTCGACTTTAAACGAATGTTGGGAGCGTTGCTTAGTAACTGGTATTGGTTTGTGTTGGCTATTTCCATCACTATGACCGCAGGTTTCCTATACCTACGGTACACGACTCCTATCTACTCTATCGATAGTTCCATTTTGATAGACAATCAAGACGATAACAACGTAGCGCAAAGTGTATTAACAGAATTGGCTCCCGACAAGGACAAATCGAGAGTGAACCTCTATAACGAGAAAGTAATACTGGAGTCGCAAGATATGATAGCGAAGGTTGTGGATTCTCTTGATCTTAACATTCGCTACTGGGCTATAGGACGTGTAAAGGAAACAGAGATCTATGAAGAGTGTCCAATAAAAGTATTATTCGATACTACTGGTTTTCAGGGGCGTAATATGGAGTTGACCATTAAACAAATTGTTGATGGCCAGTTTGAACTAATAGAAGGTGAAGCTTCGGAAAGAGTACTCTATGATACATGGATAAAAAGACCTTGGGGAAGATTCAAGATCATATACAACGATGGACGTGATGTAAACAAAGGCTATTTAGATGCTACGCCTTTCTTGGTCAAAATAAAAGACATGAGCGATGCGGTAGGAGCTGTAAGCAGTAGCTTTGAAGTTTACCTTAATGATGGAAGGAACAGCCTACTAGACTTGTCTTATACGGATAATATACGCCAAAGAGGAGTAGACTTTCTTAATGTACTGATCCATTATTACAGAAAGAATGAGCTGGAAAGCATTAACCATAGAGCTAAAAAAACTCGTGAGTTCATCAACGACCGTAAGGCCAACATGATTCAAGAGTTAAAGTCTATGGACTCTCTTTCTGTTGACATTCAGCTAACCAACGACATCGTTAACCCTACAGCACAGACTACAAAATTCATTACAGAGAAAGCTCAGTCAGAAAACGAGATACAGCTACTGAATATGAAAATTAATGAGATAAGAGCCCTCATTAATAACATGCAAAATGGTGCTGGTAGCCGAAATGAGGTGATTGCCGGATTGACAATAGGAGATGCGAGTCTTAACGGACTTGTAGGGCAATACAATGCGCAAGTAAAAAAGCTGGAGCAACTGGCTAGAAACTACGGTCCATCTCACCCTACTCTGCTAGAGCTGGAAAGCCAAATAGCTGCCATGCGTAAAAGCATTACGGATGCCAGCTTGGCCATTGAGAAAACTATAAACAGGCAACTGGCTAACGCAGCACAAAATGCTAGGGAAGCTGAAGACAAACTTCGAGTAGCTCCTAATGTTGATAATGACATTAAAGATGCTACAAGAAACTACCCTGTACTACAAAGCATCTATTTATTCCTTTACCAAAAAGGAGTAGAGAATGAAATTTCGGAATATGCCGCTACTAACAAGTCTAAAGTAGTAGTAGTACCTTATGCTTCAAGCCAACCAATAGAGCCGGTTAGTAACTCTATATATGTGATGATGATATTGCTAGGGCTATTAGTGCCAGGTACATTCATAGTTGCAAGAGAGTTGATGAACAATAGCATCATCAACGATAACGATATAGAAGCCATTACTGACATACCTGTACTTGGTTCGGTAGGTAGAGTTGAAGAAGCTACTAACAGAGATAATACTATTGTTGTTGGTCCGCATATACGTACGGGTGTTGCAGAGCAGTTTAGACTAATAAGAGCCAACCTTGAGTTCATGGCTTCTGCTAAAGATAGCAGAGTATTCATGATCACTTCAAGCTCAAGTGGTGAGGGTAAATCTTTCATCTCTATCAACCTTGGTGTAACCATGACCTTGGCCAAGAGAAGAGTTGTGATCATGGAGTTTGACCTGCGTAAACCAAAAATATCTCAGTATCTAGGCTTGCCAAACAATGGCGGTATTAGCGGTTACCTTGCTGGCATGACAGGACTGGAAGGAGTACTAAAAGCATCGGGCATTCATGAGAATTTATACATAGCCAATTGTGGTCCTATACCTCCAAACCCTGGAGAATTATTAGTATCGGGCAAAATGCAGCAGCTCATGGCCGACCTAAAAGAGATGTTCGATGTTGTGATCATTGACACCGCACCTATCGGGCTGGTATCAGATGCCTTAATACTATCTCAACATGCCAATGTGAATCTATTTATTGTTCGTCAATCATTTACGGCTAAAGATCAGGTAAGAATGTTTGACGTGCTTCATAAAGACGGGAAGATACAGAACCCTGCTATTATATTTAATGGAGTAGAGTTCTTGAAGAAGTATGGATATGGGTATGGTAGCGGTTCGGGATATGGATATTCTTACGGCTATGGATATGGGTATGGATATGTTGACAATTCGTCTAAAAAGAAGAAACCTAATTTCATTACTAGGTTTTTTACTAAAAAATAA
- the chrA gene encoding chromate efflux transporter, translated as MRTVFLYAITAFGGPQGHLGMMVRTFVQKRKDITEEELVEFNAFCQMLPGPSSTQTVMLIGMKRGGIPLALLTLLIWILPAAILMGAFSFLVTYIDTKDINTNLFKYVQPMSVGFICYAAVRMMKVSVRHVATWSIMIGCGLVTIFIRTPWIFPVLLLVAGVISNFSNKRIPDRKDKPKPIKWVNIWIFAVIFIVAGVLSQLAVVYQLENGRILNLFENFYRFGSIVFGGGQVLLPMMLFQFVNRPMSMGMAPLLTGEQLLTGYGVVQALPGPVFSICAYVGGLVMSPYGAGWQIAGCIVAAIAVFLPSTLLIFFLFPVYQNLKKYVVIYRALEGINAAIIGMIWASGFILFQTVPFEWTNVVVVAITFCILFFTKIPAPFIVLGWLLLGWTMFT; from the coding sequence TTGAGAACAGTTTTCTTGTATGCCATTACTGCTTTTGGTGGCCCGCAGGGGCATTTGGGTATGATGGTACGCACCTTTGTTCAAAAGCGTAAAGATATTACCGAAGAGGAGTTGGTAGAGTTCAATGCATTTTGTCAGATGCTGCCAGGGCCATCTTCTACACAAACAGTGATGTTGATAGGGATGAAGCGTGGAGGTATTCCGTTGGCGTTACTCACCTTACTTATTTGGATACTACCTGCGGCTATATTGATGGGGGCTTTTTCTTTTTTAGTGACCTATATAGATACAAAGGATATTAATACCAATTTGTTTAAATATGTTCAGCCCATGTCTGTTGGGTTTATATGTTATGCCGCAGTGCGTATGATGAAGGTAAGTGTACGGCACGTGGCTACATGGTCTATCATGATAGGTTGCGGATTGGTAACGATCTTTATACGCACACCATGGATATTTCCTGTATTACTATTGGTGGCAGGTGTTATTAGTAATTTTAGTAATAAGCGTATACCTGATAGGAAGGATAAGCCAAAGCCCATTAAATGGGTGAATATCTGGATATTCGCGGTCATCTTCATTGTTGCAGGTGTCTTGAGCCAGCTAGCAGTAGTGTACCAGCTGGAGAACGGGCGTATACTAAATCTGTTTGAGAACTTTTATCGTTTTGGTTCTATTGTATTTGGTGGTGGGCAAGTGTTATTGCCTATGATGCTTTTCCAGTTTGTAAACCGCCCTATGAGTATGGGGATGGCGCCATTACTAACAGGTGAACAGTTGCTAACAGGGTATGGGGTAGTGCAGGCATTACCTGGTCCTGTGTTTTCTATTTGTGCCTATGTAGGCGGTTTGGTAATGAGTCCGTATGGTGCTGGCTGGCAAATAGCAGGGTGCATAGTTGCTGCTATAGCGGTCTTCTTGCCTAGTACGTTACTTATTTTCTTCCTATTTCCTGTATATCAGAACTTGAAAAAATATGTGGTGATATACCGAGCCCTTGAAGGCATTAACGCAGCTATAATAGGTATGATATGGGCATCTGGTTTTATCCTATTCCAAACAGTGCCGTTTGAGTGGACGAATGTAGTAGTAGTAGCTATTACATTTTGTATCCTATTTTTTACCAAGATACCAGCACCCTTTATAGTGCTGGGCTGGTTGCTATTGGGGTGGACGATGTTTACTTAG
- a CDS encoding ABC transporter ATP-binding protein: MSSKRTSAISSVKKLHALFNTKQKRAFNWLILFTFISSISDLVGLGFVIPVVGLVLSETFHTTLVDYLPSLAGLTKNELLVYTVLLFFFLILLKNAFGLYINKLQVNFVRSLYVSSSMNVLEKVYNRSLLDIQKDTSNELVSKLTYYQSALCSNAAISTIILINEMIIFALTAIIVCTYDWRLFLLLIGVLLPVMGGFYAKVKNMIKHAGSEKSQNSIKLYASAQEMIFGYTDIKIAGTEERFKKRFGGFAKNFSVYQARLDFMMFIPTRIIEIVIFMCIIVILLYGVFVLKDAEKIITTITLFSVIAYRSIPSVNRFVMAMNNLNSTDFLFKDPDFTPSDNTEEDTPAIEPLSFERTINFNNVSYQYPGSNTPVLKSCNLEIKKGEKIGIVGKSGSGKSTLVSNLLGFLSPTEGNISIDTTTLEEDNTKNWWKILGYVRQDVFIMNTSFKENIAIGEVGDQIDDARLQRAIKLSSLTDLVNSWENGADTILNERGNNLSGGQKQRIAIARAIYKGAEVLVFDEATSALDSKTEEEITNAIRELGNENLTIIIIAHRYSSLKYCEKIYNIEKGILGSSISYEKLIENQPNHN, from the coding sequence ATGAGTTCTAAACGTACGAGTGCTATTTCGTCGGTAAAAAAGCTTCATGCCCTCTTTAATACCAAACAAAAAAGAGCGTTCAATTGGTTGATACTATTCACCTTTATCAGCTCTATAAGTGATTTGGTAGGTTTAGGATTTGTGATACCAGTTGTAGGGCTTGTGTTGTCAGAAACATTCCATACCACACTAGTAGACTATTTGCCTTCTCTTGCGGGGTTAACTAAAAATGAATTATTGGTTTATACAGTACTTCTGTTCTTCTTTTTGATACTGCTAAAAAATGCTTTCGGGCTTTATATCAATAAACTTCAGGTAAACTTTGTTCGTAGCCTTTACGTTAGTTCTTCGATGAATGTATTGGAGAAAGTATACAACCGATCTCTACTAGACATACAGAAAGACACCTCAAACGAGCTTGTTAGTAAACTTACTTATTACCAGTCGGCACTATGTAGCAATGCTGCTATCTCTACCATTATCCTCATCAACGAGATGATCATATTTGCACTGACTGCAATTATAGTATGCACTTACGACTGGCGTCTTTTCTTATTACTTATTGGGGTACTACTACCTGTAATGGGAGGGTTTTATGCCAAGGTAAAAAACATGATAAAGCATGCAGGTAGTGAAAAGTCTCAAAACAGTATTAAACTATATGCCAGTGCTCAAGAAATGATATTTGGCTATACTGATATTAAGATAGCTGGTACAGAAGAGCGTTTCAAAAAAAGGTTTGGTGGTTTTGCTAAAAACTTCAGTGTATACCAAGCTAGGTTGGACTTCATGATGTTCATTCCTACACGTATCATCGAGATCGTAATTTTTATGTGTATCATAGTAATACTACTCTATGGGGTTTTTGTACTAAAAGATGCCGAAAAGATCATTACTACCATTACTCTCTTCTCTGTAATTGCATATAGAAGCATACCATCTGTGAATAGGTTTGTAATGGCAATGAACAACCTTAACTCTACTGATTTTCTATTTAAAGACCCAGACTTTACACCTTCTGATAATACGGAAGAAGACACTCCAGCTATCGAGCCTTTATCATTTGAGCGTACAATTAACTTCAATAATGTTTCTTACCAATACCCTGGTAGTAACACACCTGTATTAAAAAGTTGTAACCTAGAAATAAAGAAGGGCGAGAAAATTGGTATTGTTGGTAAATCAGGCTCTGGTAAATCTACCTTAGTTAGCAACCTATTGGGCTTCCTTAGCCCTACAGAAGGTAATATATCTATTGACACCACAACACTAGAAGAAGACAACACTAAAAACTGGTGGAAGATACTGGGCTATGTTAGACAAGATGTATTCATCATGAACACATCTTTTAAAGAGAACATTGCCATAGGAGAAGTAGGAGACCAAATAGATGATGCAAGACTACAAAGAGCAATAAAATTATCCAGCCTTACAGACTTAGTGAATAGTTGGGAGAACGGCGCAGATACCATACTTAACGAAAGGGGCAATAACCTTTCGGGTGGACAGAAACAACGTATAGCCATAGCCAGAGCAATTTATAAAGGCGCAGAAGTATTGGTGTTTGATGAGGCTACCTCTGCATTAGACTCTAAAACAGAAGAAGAAATAACCAACGCTATTAGAGAACTAGGAAACGAGAACTTAACTATTATTATTATAGCACATAGATACTCTTCTTTGAAATATTGTGAGAAGATCTACAATATTGAAAAAGGAATATTAGGCTCGTCTATTAGTTATGAAAAACTAATAGAAAACCAACCCAATCATAACTAA
- a CDS encoding glycosyltransferase family 2 protein, translated as MKVSIIMCAYNSAQYIERAIQSIIDQTYTNWELIISDDASPGDNTVEIAQRYADKDPRVKVIVQPENLGYLGNKNDALKRATGELVTQLDADDTSKPERLEKQVAPFLNDPKLMICGTNYEIIDEQDNVLECKEYEQDFVIAELQREYPFWFPGLMWRKELFNEVGYFSDYFDDVYGDDHYWTYVVNSKYPIYFVKDALYGYRSNPNSLTNVFDSPRKMFANELLGELYRQIKETGTDWLQKNQRRKLRDFEMSLFQDNALMAEKYRIWAAKAIDRKDWATAKKLILKKLKYKKNSIDGFRTILYYYRRKYLNS; from the coding sequence ATGAAAGTCAGTATCATAATGTGTGCCTACAACTCGGCACAATATATAGAGCGTGCAATACAAAGCATTATCGACCAGACTTATACCAACTGGGAGCTAATTATAAGTGATGATGCCTCTCCCGGAGACAATACTGTAGAAATAGCGCAACGCTATGCTGATAAAGACCCAAGAGTAAAAGTGATCGTTCAGCCTGAGAATTTGGGATACCTAGGCAATAAGAATGATGCTTTAAAAAGAGCAACAGGAGAGCTAGTCACTCAGCTTGATGCAGATGACACCAGCAAACCAGAGCGATTGGAGAAACAAGTAGCCCCATTCCTCAATGATCCGAAACTGATGATATGTGGTACTAACTATGAAATTATTGACGAGCAGGATAATGTGTTGGAATGCAAGGAGTATGAACAAGACTTTGTCATAGCAGAACTACAAAGAGAATATCCTTTCTGGTTTCCTGGGTTGATGTGGCGAAAAGAGCTCTTTAATGAGGTGGGCTATTTTTCAGACTACTTCGATGATGTATATGGAGATGATCATTACTGGACTTATGTAGTGAACAGTAAATACCCTATCTACTTTGTAAAAGATGCGCTGTATGGTTACCGTTCAAACCCCAACTCGCTAACAAATGTATTTGACAGCCCGAGAAAAATGTTTGCTAACGAACTACTGGGCGAACTATATCGTCAGATAAAAGAAACTGGTACCGACTGGCTGCAGAAAAACCAACGAAGGAAGCTAAGAGACTTCGAAATGTCTCTTTTTCAAGATAATGCTCTAATGGCTGAGAAGTATAGGATATGGGCAGCAAAGGCTATTGATAGAAAAGACTGGGCTACAGCAAAAAAGCTAATTTTGAAAAAGCTGAAATATAAAAAGAATAGCATAGATGGCTTTAGAACTATACTGTACTATTATAGAAGAAAATACCTAAACAGCTAA
- a CDS encoding MBOAT family O-acyltransferase: MLFNSIQFLVFLPIVVLCYYKLAHKYRWILLFVASCYFYASFIPEYLFILLGIILIDFFAAKAIARTVNKKKKKRYLLVSILATCCVLFVFKYFNFFSENVNALASFIGWNYSVGILKWALPIGLSFHTFQSLSYVIEVYWGKQEPEKHLGIYATYVMFFPQLVAGPIERPQNLIPQFKEKHPLLYKNLSVGFRIALLGFFKKMVIADNLALYVNEVFYAPDYFGGNMAILGAYFFVIQVYCDFSGYSDIAIGVARMMGFKLMVNFRQPLFSTSIIEFWRRWHISLSTWFRDYIYIPLGGNRVKGYRIYFNLFVVFLISGVWHGAGWTYIIFGALQAAYISLEVLLLPITKGINAKCKEWKLSKWCNALAWIITFHFVVLSFVVFRASDMQNAIDVFHAMSFDASTFISQLQAISEKVHAANLLRIPVLFLLVSLALFWLIDLILFRIEAEQLLDKTPKLVRWLGYYTIIAWILFFGMYETAPKFIYFQF; the protein is encoded by the coding sequence ATGCTATTTAACTCGATACAGTTTCTTGTATTTCTGCCAATAGTAGTGTTGTGCTACTATAAGTTGGCACATAAATATCGTTGGATATTATTATTTGTGGCAAGTTGTTATTTCTATGCCTCGTTTATACCCGAGTATCTTTTTATCCTGCTGGGCATTATTCTAATAGACTTTTTTGCGGCAAAAGCTATTGCCAGAACTGTAAATAAGAAGAAGAAAAAGCGATACTTGCTCGTTAGTATATTAGCCACTTGTTGTGTTCTTTTTGTTTTTAAGTATTTCAATTTCTTTTCAGAGAATGTAAATGCATTAGCCAGTTTTATCGGGTGGAACTATTCTGTAGGTATTTTGAAGTGGGCATTGCCCATAGGCCTGTCTTTTCATACTTTTCAAAGCCTGAGCTATGTAATAGAAGTATACTGGGGCAAGCAAGAGCCTGAAAAGCATTTAGGAATATATGCAACTTATGTGATGTTCTTTCCGCAACTGGTTGCTGGGCCTATTGAGCGACCTCAAAACCTGATCCCTCAATTCAAAGAAAAACATCCCTTGTTGTATAAGAATCTAAGTGTGGGCTTCCGTATCGCATTGTTGGGTTTTTTCAAGAAAATGGTCATTGCAGATAATTTAGCACTTTATGTAAATGAGGTGTTTTATGCGCCCGATTACTTCGGAGGTAATATGGCGATACTAGGGGCTTATTTTTTTGTGATACAGGTGTATTGCGATTTTTCCGGTTACTCTGATATTGCTATTGGTGTGGCCAGAATGATGGGCTTTAAACTCATGGTGAATTTTAGGCAGCCGTTATTCTCAACTTCAATTATCGAATTTTGGCGCAGGTGGCATATCTCTCTGTCTACTTGGTTTAGAGATTATATCTACATACCGCTTGGTGGTAATAGAGTAAAGGGGTATCGTATTTATTTCAACTTGTTTGTTGTGTTTTTAATATCCGGTGTATGGCATGGAGCAGGGTGGACATATATTATTTTCGGTGCACTGCAGGCAGCATATATAAGTCTTGAAGTATTATTGCTGCCCATCACAAAAGGCATTAATGCCAAATGTAAAGAATGGAAATTGAGTAAATGGTGTAATGCTTTGGCATGGATAATTACATTCCATTTTGTGGTGTTGAGTTTTGTTGTATTCAGGGCAAGTGACATGCAAAATGCAATAGATGTGTTTCATGCGATGTCATTTGATGCAAGCACTTTTATTAGCCAGTTGCAGGCTATTTCTGAAAAAGTTCATGCTGCGAACCTGCTAAGAATACCTGTACTCTTTTTGTTGGTTTCCTTAGCGCTGTTCTGGTTGATCGACTTAATATTATTTCGCATTGAAGCAGAGCAACTATTGGATAAAACACCCAAACTGGTACGCTGGCTAGGGTATTATACCATCATTGCATGGATATTATTTTTTGGGATGTACGAAACGGCACCAAAGTTTATCTACTTCCAGTTTTAG